The Kozakia baliensis genome includes a region encoding these proteins:
- a CDS encoding capsule biosynthesis protein, translating into MDQMDSGIEENWRRTALPASQNSRKIVKFMQRHAAFLGWVVLPTSLAVLYFGLVASPQYVSEAQFVVRGQNNQSSPGLSSLMMMAGGGSGQSEDTYAVQDYVTSRDAAKLLLETQNLAKVYDTPRADFLARFPNFYSGSTFEHFYWYYQRHVIAELDTTSGLSSLQVRTFDANDSQRVAHALLVAAEKLVNKMNERQRRNLIDSSLRERDAIVARLRDLSRQIDDYRNKVAMLNPMRQSEPVLKDIASLQSMLMTTRLQVAQLQATAPSSPLIPVYQRRITALIDEIATASTGVTGDGKSLVPKISGYDDLILQRKLAEKELVTTTAALDNARAQADRQQLYLDEVTEPNLPDYPTYPRSLADIAVVFATMLGLYLMAKLIISGAREHQIH; encoded by the coding sequence ATGGATCAGATGGATAGTGGTATCGAAGAAAACTGGCGGCGTACGGCGCTTCCAGCGTCACAGAATTCACGTAAGATCGTGAAATTCATGCAGCGTCACGCGGCTTTCCTGGGGTGGGTCGTTCTGCCGACATCGCTTGCCGTGCTGTATTTCGGGCTTGTCGCATCGCCTCAATATGTTTCCGAGGCGCAATTCGTCGTGCGTGGCCAGAATAACCAGAGCAGTCCTGGCCTTTCCAGTCTGATGATGATGGCGGGTGGTGGCAGCGGCCAAAGTGAAGACACTTATGCCGTTCAGGACTATGTGACATCGCGTGATGCCGCAAAATTGCTATTGGAAACGCAAAATCTGGCGAAAGTTTACGATACGCCGCGTGCCGATTTTCTTGCCCGTTTTCCGAATTTCTATAGCGGATCCACTTTCGAGCATTTTTATTGGTATTATCAGCGTCACGTTATCGCTGAGCTTGATACGACAAGCGGGCTTTCATCGTTACAAGTCAGAACATTCGATGCGAACGATTCTCAGCGGGTGGCGCATGCTTTGCTTGTTGCGGCGGAGAAGCTCGTTAACAAAATGAATGAGCGCCAGCGGCGCAACCTGATCGATAGTTCGTTGAGGGAGCGGGATGCCATTGTCGCGCGCTTGCGCGATTTGAGCCGCCAAATCGACGATTATCGTAATAAGGTTGCGATGCTCAACCCGATGCGTCAGTCGGAACCGGTGTTGAAGGATATAGCCAGCCTTCAAAGCATGTTGATGACAACGCGGCTTCAGGTTGCTCAACTTCAGGCCACAGCACCCAGCAGCCCACTTATTCCTGTTTACCAGCGCCGCATTACGGCGCTGATCGATGAAATCGCAACGGCATCTACCGGTGTGACCGGCGACGGTAAGTCTCTCGTGCCGAAGATCAGTGGGTATGACGATCTGATCCTGCAGCGCAAATTGGCCGAGAAGGAATTGGTGACCACGACGGCGGCCCTGGATAACGCACGGGCGCAGGCTGACCGGCAGCAGCTTTATCTTGACGAAGTGACGGAACCCAATCTTCCAGATTACCCGACCTACCCCCGAAGCCTGGCCGATATCGCCGTCGTTTTTGCAACAATGCTTGGCCTTTATCTCATGGCAAAATTGATCATCAGCGGGGCGCGTGAGCATCAAATTCACTGA